Within the Rhizobium grahamii genome, the region CGCCGAGCCGTCCGTCAGTTCGCGCGAATGTACGAGATAGATCAAGGTGTCATTTTCTTTGTCGTAGATTCTGTTCACGACCAGCTTCTTCCAGACAAGCGATATACCTGTCTTGAACACCTCGTCGCCGCCCTTCGACAGGTCGATGTCGCCGATCTCGATCGGCCCTGTCTGGCGGCAGGAGATGGAGTTGTTCGAGGGGTCCTCGAACCAGTTGCCGTTCTTCACGCGGTCGATGACGCTGCGGTCGAAATAGGTGACGTGGCAGGTCACGCCCTTCACCTGCGGGTCGGCCACCGCATCAACGATGATATCGTTGCCGATCCAGTCGACCCCGACCTTTCCGACCACATCGGCCGCCGCCGGCCCGGCGGCAAGACCGATGAACGACGTGGCGACAAGCGCCAGATAGCTGTTTCTGAACATGACGGCTCCCTGATTGCACCCAATCTAAGGTAAGCGCGCCCGATGCCTTTACAAGGAAGCGATCACGCCTTCCGGCAGGTGCAGGCCTCGTAACCTTCAGGCATCAGCCTGCCTGGCTTCATACCGATCAGCCCCGGAATGGCGTTTACAGCTGCAGCACCAACAGTCTTTGCCATGGCGATCGCCGCATGCGCGCAGACGGCAGCGTCTTCGGCGGCATTATGGTGGGCGAAGCGCAGACCGAGATGCTCGGCGATGATGTTCAGCCGGTGCGACAGGAAGTGCGGCCAAATCCGCTGCGCCATCTTCAGGCTGCAGAGATAGGTCAGCTCGGGATAGGATTGCCGATAGAGATCGAGGCTCGCGCGCCAGACGCTGAAATCGAACGACGCATTGTGCGCGATCATCGTCGCGCCCCGGAAATCGTCGTGAAATTCGTCCATGACCTCGGGAAACTCGGGCGCATCCTCGACATGTTCAGGGCGAATGCCGTGGATGGCGATGTTCATGCCCGAGAAGCGCATCTCTTTCGGCCGGATCAGTCGCTCCTCGACACGGGTGACCTCGCCGTCCTCGATCCACGCCAGCCCCACCGAGCAGGCACTGCCGCGCTGTTCGTTGGCTGTTTCGAAATCAATGGCGATGGTCTTCAAGGCGGGGTCCGATTCGGCATCTTCTCATCGATCTAGCGTTGCAGGGCGCCAGAGGTAAACACTCCTGCTTGACTCAAGCGCCGCCATCAACGACTTTCCTCGCATGATCGGATCACGCGCCATTCTTGCGACCATGCACCACACCACGGCCCATGCGGGGCTCGGGGAAGCATTGGCGCGTTAATCGACCGATCGATCCCGAAGACCCTGCCGAGGTGAGCAGGGTTTTCGAAGCTTGCTCTCCTCCCACAACTCAAGGAGAGCGTTTTGGATAATCTGCAAGGCAAGCCAATAAAACCGCCCGCGATGGGCGTGACGATCCGCGCGATGCGCTCAAGCGACATCGAAGCAGTAACCGCCATGCTCAACCTCCCCGGTTTCCGCCACGGCACGCTTCGCCCTCCCTACCAGAGCGTCGAAGAGACCCGGAAACATTTCGAGATGAAGCCGCAGGGAAATGTCAGCATTGTTGCCGAACTCGACGGAGTGGTGGTCGGCGACGCGCACCTGATGCGCTTCCAGGGGCGTCGCGGCCACGCGGCTAGCATCGGCATGGGCGTGCACGATGATTTTACGGGAAGAGGCGTTGGCAGCGCGTTGATGGAGGCTCTTGTCGATACGGCAGACAATTGGCTTGATATCAAGCGGCTGGAGCTCACGGTCTATACAGACAATGCCGCCGCCCTTGCGCTTTACGCGAAGTTCGGCTTCGAGAAGGAAGGCCAGTTAAAGGCCTTCGGCTTTCGAGACGGCACCTACGTCGACGCCTACACGATGGCGCGGGTCAGGCTGTAGAAAGGGCGAAGGCTGGCGCCCTCACCCGCTGATCAGCGCCAGCCACTCATCCTCGTCCATGGTCTGGATTCCGAGTTCGCGCGCCTTGTCGAGCTTGGAACCAGCGCCAGGCCCCGCCACAAGGATGTCGGTCTTCTTCGACACTGAGCCCGCGACCTTGGCGCCGAGGCTTTCGGCTCGCGCCTTGGCCTCATCGCGCGTGAACTTCTCGAGCGAACCGGTAAACACAACCGTCTTGCCGGCGACCGGGCTGTTCGAAGCCGCGATCTGTTCCGCCGGCAATGGCGTCCCGTCGTTCAGCTCGGCCAGCAGGCGCGAGATCACCTCGACGTTGCGCGGCTCCTTGTAGAATTCCACGATCGCGCGGGCGACGATCTCGCCTATGCCTTCGATGGCATTGAGATCATTCCAAGCATCGCCTGACAGTGGCGCAGCAGCTTCCATCGCTGCGCCGAAGTCTGCATAGGTGCCGTAGGATCGTGCCAGCAGCTTCGCCGTCGTCTCGCCGATGTGGCGGATGCCGAGCGCGTAGATGAACCGGTGCAGCGCGATGCTGCGCCGTTCGTTGATCGCAGCATAAAGCTTGCCGACGCTCACCCGACCGAAGCCCTCGATGTTTTCGAGCTTCGTAAGCGAGTTCGCCTGCCGTTTCTCCAACGTGAAAATGTCAGGCGCGGTGCGGATCTGCAGCGCCGGATCCTCACTCTCGAAGAAGAAGTCGACCTGCTTCGATCCGAGGCCCTCGATATCGAAGGCATTGCGCGAGACGAAGTGCTTCAGGTGCTCGGTGGCCTGCGCGCGGCAGATGAAACCGCCGGTGCAGCGCGTGACCGAATCGAGCTTGCCGGTTTTCTCGTTTTTTTCCCGAACCGCATGGCTGCCGCAGACCGGGCATTTCTGCGGGAAATCATAGCGGACTGCATCTGCCGGTCGCTTCTCCATGACAACGTCGAGCACCTGCGGAATCACATCCCCCGCCCGCTGCACGATAACCGTGTCGCCGATCCGGATATCGTGACCCTCTTCCCGAATGCGCTCGCCCGTATTGCCGATACCTTCGATGTAGTCGGCGTTATGCAGCGTCGCATTGGTCACGACGACACCGCCGACGGTAATTGGCGTCAGCCGCGCAACCGGCGTCAGCGCGCCGGTGCGTCCCACCTGGATATCGATATTCTCGACGGTGGTGAAAGCCTGCTCCGCCGGGAACTTGTGCGCCGTCGCCCAGCGTGGGCTGCGCGAGCGGAAGCCGAGCCTTTGCTGGAGCTCCAGGCTATCGACCTTGTAGACGACACCGTCGATGTCATAGTCGAGATCCGGCCGCTTCAGGCCGATCTCATCGTAGTGAGCCAGGATATCGGTAACCGAATTCAGCCGCTTCATCAGCGGATTGACCGGGAAACCCCATTCCTTGAAGGTCTGCACCATGTCGAACTGGGTCTTCGGCAGATCATTCGGCTCCGAAATCTCGCCCCAGGCATAGGCGAAGAATCTCAGCTTGCGGCTGGCTGTCACCTTGGCGTCGAGCTGGCGGAGCGATCCGGCCGCCGTGTTGCGCGGGTTGACGTAGGTCTGCTTGCCTTCCGCTTCCATCTGCCTGTTCAGGCCCATGAAGTCGCTCTTGGCCATAAAGACTTCGCCGCGCACCTCAACGACATCAGGCACGCCGGCAGGCAGCGTCTGCGGGATTTCCTTGATCGTACGGATGTTGGCCGTGACATTCTCGCCCGTCGTGCCGTCGCCTCGCGTAGCGGCACTCACCATCTTCCCGTTCTCGTAGCGGATCGACATGGAGAGGCCATCGATCTTCGGCTCGGCCGTAAAGGCGATGGATTGATCCGGCAGACGACCAAGGAAGCGATAGACGCTTGCCACGAAGTCCTGCACATCCTCCTGCGAAAACGTATTGTCGAGCGATAGCATCGGCCGCGCGTGCACGACGGGCGCGAAGGTTTCCGAAGGCGCCGCACCGACGCGCCGCGACGGGCTGTCCTCGCGAATGAGCTCCGGAAACCGCGCTTCGATCGCGTCGTTTCGTCGTTTCAGCCCATCGTATTCAGCATCCGAAATCGCCGGACGATCCTCGCCGTGATAAAGCTCATCGTTGCGGGCGATCTCCTTGGCGAGCCGCGCAAGCTCGGCGGCAGCATCTTCGATCGTCAGGGCATCAACGGCTATGGCTTCGTTCGACATACGGCTCTCGCTCCACGGAATCTGGAGTCGTTTTAGAGCAAAATCGATGGATTGAAAGAGAGCGAGACGTCTTCTCCAACGCCTCTCCCCAATTCGGCGATCGCGAAATCAGCCGTTCCCGGCCAGAAGCCGCGCCGCCGCAGCCCTCGCCTCTTCGGTCACCGAGGCACCCGCCAGCATACGGGCGATTTCTTCGGTGCGGTCGCCGGGCGCCATCGTCGCGACGCGCGTCGCGATCTTCTCGGAGCCTTCGGCGGCCGGGCCTTTCGAGATCAGTAGATGCGTTGCCGCGCGTGCGGCCACCTGCGGTGCATGCGTGACCGAGAGCACCTGTACGCGATCGGAAAGCCGCTTCAGGCGCTGGCCGATCGCATCCGCGACAGCACCACCGACGCCAGTGTCGATTTCGTCGAAAACAAGCGTCGGAGCGGAGCCGCGATCGGCAAGCGCCACTTTCAGGGCCAACAGGAAGCGCGATAGCTCGCCACCCGATGCCACCTTCATGATCGAGCCGGGACGCGTGCCAGGGTTGGTTTGGACGTGGAACTCGACCACGTCGATCCCTTCGGAGGTCGCGTCCTCGGGATTGGTGGTAATCTCAACCATGAACCGTGCGCGCTCGAGCTTCAGCGCCGGCAACTCAGCCATAACGGCAGCAGCTAGGGCGTCACCCGCGTGATGCCGCTTGTCGGAAAGCTTGCGCGCCGCGGCGTCGTAGTTTGCCCGGGCGGCGCCAACCTCGGCCTGAAGCTTGGCAAGTTTCTCTTCGCCGGCATCGACATCGGCAAGATCACTGATCATGCGGACGGTCAGCGCCGGCAGCTCGGTAACGGGAACCGAGTATTTGCGGGAAGCCGCGCGGAGGGCGAACAGACGCTCTTCAACGCGCTCGAGTTCCTTCGGATCGTATTCCGTCTTCCTGAGCGCCGCCTCGACTTCCATCTGGGCGTTGGAGAGCTGATCCAGAGCAGCGTCCAGAAGCGCAACAGTGTCTTCCAGCAAGCCCGGAGCCTCATGGCTCTTGCGCTCCAGCCTGCGCACCAGCGAAGCGATATGCGGCACGGGAGATGCATTGCCGTTGAGGAACTCGGAAGCCTCGGCGATGTCGCCGGCGATTCGCTCGGCCTTCATCATCTTCTGGCGGCGTTCGGCAAGCTCGTCTTCCTCGCCATCCTGTGGCGCCAGCTTTTCGAGTTCTTCGACGGAAGACCGTAGATAATCCGCCTCGCGCGCAGCATTCTCCACCTTCTCGCGTTGCTTCTTCAGCGTCCGCTCGGTGTCTCGCCAGATCCGGTAGAGGTTTGAAACGGCTGCAGCGTCGTCGTTGGCGCCTGCGAAAGCATCGAGCAGAATCCGATGCGCATGTGCATCGACCAAGGCTCGGTCATCGTGCTGGCCATGAATCTCGACAAGCATCTGTCCGGCCTGGCGCATCAGCTGAACGCTGAGCGGCTGGTCGTTCACATAGGCCTTGGTACGCCCGTCCGAATTCTGAACGCGGCGGAAAATGAGATCGCCGTCATCGTCGATGCCGTTTTCGCGCAGCAGCCTTCGCGCGCCGTGCTCCGGGCCGACGTCGAAGACAGCCGTCACCTGCCCCTTGTCTTCGCCATGGCGAACAAGGCCACCATCGCCTCGCCCGCCAAGGGCAAGCGAGAGGCTATCGAGCAGGATGGATTTGCCAGCGCCGGTCTCGCCTGTCAGCACCGAGAGGCCGGTCTCGAAGGCAAGATCCAGCCGCTCGATCAAAACGATATCGCGGATCGAAAGCTGGATCAGCATTGGTCTCAGGAACCGAGCAGGAGTTTCTTGCCTGCAGCAGCAATCCACGAGCCCGGATTCTCGCGCGGCTCTGTGCCACCACTCTTCAGGAGCTTGTAGGAGTCAGCGTACCACTGGCTATCAGGATAGTTATGGCCGAGAACCGCGGCTGCGGTCTGTGCTTCCTCGACGATGCCCATCGCGTAATAGGCCTCGACGAGACGCGCCAGCGCTTCTTCGATCTGATTCGTGCTCGGATACTTCTCGACGACGGTTCGGAAGCGCGAGATCGCTGCAAGGTATTCCTTGCGCTCCATGTAGTAGCGCCCGATCTGCATTTCCTTGCCGGCCAGCTGGTCGCGGGCGAAGCGGATCTTTGCCTGCGCGTCATCGACATACTCCGAATCCGGATAGTTATCGATCACGGCCTGCATCGCCTCGACGGTCTTTGCCGCCGCGCGCTGGTCCTGCGTCACGTCAACAATCTGCTTGGAATAGCTGAGACCGATAAGATACTGCACGTAGGGCGCATCCTTCGACTTCGGATACTGCGCCATGTAGCGGTTACCGGACGCGAGCGCATCGTCGAGACGACCCTGGCGGTATTTGACGAAGGTGCTCATGACGAGCGCCTTGCGCGCCCATTCGGAGAACGGGTTCTCACGGTCGATGGCGTCGAACTTGCGCGCCGCCTCGGCCATGTTGCCGGCCTTCATGTTGGCGAGGCCCTGAGTGTAGAGAACGTCCGGCGGATCGTTTTCGAGGCCGAGTTTGGTAATGTCGATGTCTGGGTCCGACTGGCATCCGGAAACTAAGGCACCTGCGCTCAGCACCAAGAGCGATGCGAACAAAGCGCGCGCTGTCTTCATCATACTTTCAGACCCTGCATAACCCATCGGAACTTTCCCAACCGCCGCCATCCCTCAACGGCAGCCACGCCTTGCTGGCGTTTCTAGCCACAAATGCATGGCTAGAGCAACGCAATGATGATGCATTAACGCATTTTTGTGGCGGCGCAGGTCATAATCTCCCGTTTCGCCTCCACAAACGGCAGATATGTTGCCGCTAAACCTCTGCTGCCAAACGCCTATCGGGAATCGCGGATCCATGCCCTACATAAAAGAAACCGCCCCCCGAAGGAGGCGGCCCTGGCCTGAAATTGCGATGGAGGTCATGCCGACCAGGGAGCAAATTCCGGTGCGTTGACCCGAATGAAATCGCGGGGAGCAACGCGTTGGCGCGGTGCAGACGTCTCGACCACTTCATAGGCGGTCGGATCGCTGAGCAACGCCTTGAGAGCATTGGCATTCATCTTGTGGCCGCCACGATAGGAGCGATAGCAGCCGATGAAGGGCGCACCGGCAAGAGCCAGATCGCCGACGGCATCGAGCGCCTTGTGGCGTACGAATTCGTCCTTGGCGTAACGCAGGCCCTCGACGTTGATGACAGTGTTGTCGTCGGAGATGACGACGGAATTCTCGAGCGACGAACCAAGCGCGTGACCCGAGGCCCACAGGCGCTCGACATCGCGCATGAAGCCGAACGTACGAGCCCGGGACAGCTCAGACTTGAAGGTCGCTGCGGTGATACCGCCTTCCCACTTCTGACGGCCGATCAGCGGGCAATCGAAATCGATCTCTACTTCGAAGCGCATGCCGTCATAGGGGCGGAACTCGCTCCACGAGCCGCCATGCTCGATACGGACAGGCTTGGTGATGCGGATGTAGCGGCGCTTGACGCCGAGAGACACGAGACCGACCTGCTCGACGGCTTCGATGAAGGGCATCGAGCTGCCGTCCATGATCGGCATTTCAGCGCCGTGCACTTCAATCAGAACGTTGTCGAGACCAAGCGCGTAGACTGCAGCCATGACGTGCTCGATCGTCGCGACGGAGCGCGCCGGCGAGAAGCCAAGAACAGTGCAGAGATCCGTATTGCCGACCTGCGAGGAAACAGCGCGATATTCAGAAACTTCGCCGTTCTCGTGCATGCGGTTGAACACAACGCCCGTGTCGGCTTCCGCGGGGTTGAAGGTGATCGAAACGTCAGCACCGGAATGAACGCCGATCCCGGAAAGCGAGACCGGGCGCGATACCGTCGTTTGAAAACCCAACATGCCAATAACCATAAATCTTGCCTTTATTGTCCCGACGGTTGCTCCGACCTATATGCCGATAGCTGCTCGCCGAGCTCATTTCACTCCGTCCAGGTTCAGCCGCAAGGCGTACGAAGACGGTTCCTTGAGCCCATACATACGTGCGGTGGGGCCGCAATCCAAATCACTGTTTCTTTCGCTTTGTTACGAAAGCATGCGTTTGAAATAAAAGAGCAATTTGCCTGGTTTCCGATGTCCGGAAACAGGAATGCCCGGGGTGTTCCCCGGGCCTTTTCGTGGCGATTCTCTGTTTGCGTCAGTTCGACTGACGACGCAGGAAGGCAGGAATTTCGAGCTGATCGTCTTCCTGCATCATGCGGGCCTGCGGAACGCTGCGGCCCTGATCGTCCAGGTTTCCGCGGCGCGGCGCATAGAGGCTCGCCTCAGGAGAAAGCGGACGGCGCTGCTGCGACGCGGCGGCCGGAGCCGACGTCATCTCGGGAGCGACTTCTTCTTCCCGGCGACCAAGAGAGTTCGTGATCCGCTTGAGAAGTCCCATCGGGCCGCGATCTTCATGAGCATGCGACGGAGCCGCAGGCTGCGTGCGATGGTC harbors:
- a CDS encoding CreA family protein: MFRNSYLALVATSFIGLAAGPAAADVVGKVGVDWIGNDIIVDAVADPQVKGVTCHVTYFDRSVIDRVKNGNWFEDPSNNSISCRQTGPIEIGDIDLSKGGDEVFKTGISLVWKKLVVNRIYDKENDTLIYLVHSRELTDGSAKMAISTIPLYGQNVNWKNGKPQ
- a CDS encoding 3'-5' exonuclease codes for the protein MKTIAIDFETANEQRGSACSVGLAWIEDGEVTRVEERLIRPKEMRFSGMNIAIHGIRPEHVEDAPEFPEVMDEFHDDFRGATMIAHNASFDFSVWRASLDLYRQSYPELTYLCSLKMAQRIWPHFLSHRLNIIAEHLGLRFAHHNAAEDAAVCAHAAIAMAKTVGAAAVNAIPGLIGMKPGRLMPEGYEACTCRKA
- a CDS encoding GNAT family N-acetyltransferase; protein product: MGVTIRAMRSSDIEAVTAMLNLPGFRHGTLRPPYQSVEETRKHFEMKPQGNVSIVAELDGVVVGDAHLMRFQGRRGHAASIGMGVHDDFTGRGVGSALMEALVDTADNWLDIKRLELTVYTDNAAALALYAKFGFEKEGQLKAFGFRDGTYVDAYTMARVRL
- the ligA gene encoding NAD-dependent DNA ligase LigA; the encoded protein is MSNEAIAVDALTIEDAAAELARLAKEIARNDELYHGEDRPAISDAEYDGLKRRNDAIEARFPELIREDSPSRRVGAAPSETFAPVVHARPMLSLDNTFSQEDVQDFVASVYRFLGRLPDQSIAFTAEPKIDGLSMSIRYENGKMVSAATRGDGTTGENVTANIRTIKEIPQTLPAGVPDVVEVRGEVFMAKSDFMGLNRQMEAEGKQTYVNPRNTAAGSLRQLDAKVTASRKLRFFAYAWGEISEPNDLPKTQFDMVQTFKEWGFPVNPLMKRLNSVTDILAHYDEIGLKRPDLDYDIDGVVYKVDSLELQQRLGFRSRSPRWATAHKFPAEQAFTTVENIDIQVGRTGALTPVARLTPITVGGVVVTNATLHNADYIEGIGNTGERIREEGHDIRIGDTVIVQRAGDVIPQVLDVVMEKRPADAVRYDFPQKCPVCGSHAVREKNEKTGKLDSVTRCTGGFICRAQATEHLKHFVSRNAFDIEGLGSKQVDFFFESEDPALQIRTAPDIFTLEKRQANSLTKLENIEGFGRVSVGKLYAAINERRSIALHRFIYALGIRHIGETTAKLLARSYGTYADFGAAMEAAAPLSGDAWNDLNAIEGIGEIVARAIVEFYKEPRNVEVISRLLAELNDGTPLPAEQIAASNSPVAGKTVVFTGSLEKFTRDEAKARAESLGAKVAGSVSKKTDILVAGPGAGSKLDKARELGIQTMDEDEWLALISG
- the recN gene encoding DNA repair protein RecN yields the protein MLIQLSIRDIVLIERLDLAFETGLSVLTGETGAGKSILLDSLSLALGGRGDGGLVRHGEDKGQVTAVFDVGPEHGARRLLRENGIDDDGDLIFRRVQNSDGRTKAYVNDQPLSVQLMRQAGQMLVEIHGQHDDRALVDAHAHRILLDAFAGANDDAAAVSNLYRIWRDTERTLKKQREKVENAAREADYLRSSVEELEKLAPQDGEEDELAERRQKMMKAERIAGDIAEASEFLNGNASPVPHIASLVRRLERKSHEAPGLLEDTVALLDAALDQLSNAQMEVEAALRKTEYDPKELERVEERLFALRAASRKYSVPVTELPALTVRMISDLADVDAGEEKLAKLQAEVGAARANYDAAARKLSDKRHHAGDALAAAVMAELPALKLERARFMVEITTNPEDATSEGIDVVEFHVQTNPGTRPGSIMKVASGGELSRFLLALKVALADRGSAPTLVFDEIDTGVGGAVADAIGQRLKRLSDRVQVLSVTHAPQVAARAATHLLISKGPAAEGSEKIATRVATMAPGDRTEEIARMLAGASVTEEARAAAARLLAGNG
- a CDS encoding outer membrane protein assembly factor BamD, yielding MGYAGSESMMKTARALFASLLVLSAGALVSGCQSDPDIDITKLGLENDPPDVLYTQGLANMKAGNMAEAARKFDAIDRENPFSEWARKALVMSTFVKYRQGRLDDALASGNRYMAQYPKSKDAPYVQYLIGLSYSKQIVDVTQDQRAAAKTVEAMQAVIDNYPDSEYVDDAQAKIRFARDQLAGKEMQIGRYYMERKEYLAAISRFRTVVEKYPSTNQIEEALARLVEAYYAMGIVEEAQTAAAVLGHNYPDSQWYADSYKLLKSGGTEPRENPGSWIAAAGKKLLLGS
- the lpxC gene encoding UDP-3-O-acyl-N-acetylglucosamine deacetylase yields the protein MVIGMLGFQTTVSRPVSLSGIGVHSGADVSITFNPAEADTGVVFNRMHENGEVSEYRAVSSQVGNTDLCTVLGFSPARSVATIEHVMAAVYALGLDNVLIEVHGAEMPIMDGSSMPFIEAVEQVGLVSLGVKRRYIRITKPVRIEHGGSWSEFRPYDGMRFEVEIDFDCPLIGRQKWEGGITAATFKSELSRARTFGFMRDVERLWASGHALGSSLENSVVISDDNTVINVEGLRYAKDEFVRHKALDAVGDLALAGAPFIGCYRSYRGGHKMNANALKALLSDPTAYEVVETSAPRQRVAPRDFIRVNAPEFAPWSA